The window caaaaattctctGAGACATACTTCTTAATTCcgtaaacatgaattaactcaaaaactaacgtGTCGAAGTTGGGAAGGCTagtttaaaaatcctcgaagttaagaggccaaaaataagactaggtccccaacacttagtgaaattttcaggttctaagcctcttatgcatgcaactaaaatctaaatcGGGCTAATaatagtacggggtattacaaacaaGATCGACGAACCTAGCCCCTGATACAAACtttatcacaacccaaatatATTGTGAACGACACCCACACTACTCATCCGATGGGAGAACCATCTACCCTAAAACTACCACTTATCAACACTTAAAAGAGTCAATGAACTAATCcattaaaatatattcaaatccaaaaatcaaaacataagtACAACTAGTTGCAGAATATTAAACTCAACAAAACCATCACTAGAGCCCAAAAGTCGTCCCTACTAAAATATTTAAGATTATCAAGAAAGAGATGCAACCCAAAACTAAGAAAATGAATAAGTCCCAAAATAAAGGACAAAGTCATAAGAGAATGATTCTATGGTAGCTCGAGTATGCTGCTTACCCTAAAATCTGAATCACCCGTTGGCATCACAAAGGAGGTCTCATAGGAGCGGAGGTCTCATAGGAGACACTGAAATATGCATTGTACTCAACAAAATAAGAACAGGTGCAGTATCAGCATACTCGAAAATAATAGTATACTAGCATGCTCAATTGTCCAACCCAAGATAAGAATATGAGTATGTAGCCAAAACATAGCaccacaagttaatccatgctcATTCTAAACTACTCTAGCATAACAAGTATCAATTAACAGTTTAGGATTACCCAAGTTAAGTTATTTACCACCAATCTAAAAGAGTAGCAATACAAAAGAGGAAGACAAGAAAATAAGGAGACATGACAAAAGATGAgaacttttcattttttcaattgTTCAAGTGTACAACTCTTTCAAGTATCTACAATATAAActcttatgcctctatttatagtattataTGGAGGTATATAAAAGGTTTTCATAAACATGGCATTAAGGAGTAAGATCACAGAGGAGATGGAAGATATAATATTTAGGATTTGAGATCATGGAGGAGGTGGAACATATAATTGAGAATAGTAGTGGGGAGATGAAGAGATTACATTAAGTGGACATCcacatatataataaattttataacacTCTTCTTTGGATTTTCACatataatgtgcctcgttaaaaccttactagaaaaaaatctcagtgaagaaaaaaaagtacatGGCTTTTAGTACACATTGCTTGTTACCTCGTTAAAGACCCTATCAAGAAAATCCAATGGAACAAAACTAGGCTAAGGGAAAAAgattgcagtatgtatttactcaccCTGATAAAGACATCACTTAATTTTGTAGATGATACATTCCAATTCAGCTTTTTAAAATGTGAGGTTCGACAATATCTCTGCCAAATATTCCACCAAAATTGAGCAAAATAGTACTTTACTGaaatgtactttattttttattcttcgatatattcatctttcttttgagCTATGCAAGAAGCATCATTTTCATAAATATTGCAACCTCCATCTCAAAGAAAATCACACATCTTGTGTGTAGAGTCACTTATTTTACATGTTGTTAGTATTTTGACTAGACTTGAATAAGTGGCAATCATTGACTGCATTGTAGAATAACATGATATGACAATATTCCCACATGCAAATAGATTCCTTTCTTGAGATCAATAGGGCGTTATtcaggtgtttaaaatgaacaatgacagttgaggtgtctaagtgaaaGATGGTGTCAAGTTTAAGGGGTTGGCTATGTGTTTGACCAATGAAATATGATAATTTTTAGACGTAACAATAATATTAAGACCAATGATAAGTGAAGATGTAAAATTCAGCTAACTAAGTATTTTTAACAGAAATGTTAAATGATATTCACTTTCACGGTGCTTTAAATAGTAAATATCCAATATAATAACTTGTTATTTGAGTTATCCCCAGTCTTCTTATTTCTATCGATGAAAAAAACTACCAAgcataatttctttatttattagaGAAATATAAGGGTCAACAATGTTAATTAAGGAATTCAACACATAATTTGCTTAAAATCTGTTAGGCAAGCCCCAAGCATTGGACGTTAGGCATGCTTAGGACATAAAATCAGGCACATAGGGCATAAACCTCATAGGAAAAAGCCCCACACCTATGCCTCGAGGTGCTTTACCAGTGTCTTGCTTTGGGGTGAGCCTAGAGGCAAGCCCCAAAATTGccctttaaaatcaaaatattaggAAAACAAGCTTCTtaaaagagaataagaaaaatgactttccttaTAGAAGTGGGGAAAATAAGTTCCACAACTGACATCTTCCTACCCTCCAACACTCTTCATCTTCACTCCATTCACAGGCTTCATTCCCACCACCCCTACTCTTATCTCTATTTCATATTGTATTTGtttaaattatatacaaatatttttaaaagagaaaagacataaacaCACAATTGAAATTGCcccaaattttcaaaaagacacttaaagtTTGTGGACGTCTTATTACCCCCACAAAACTAGTTAAAATCATTACAAATACCCCCTTTTGACGTATTTTTTCACCAATTTTACTTTCAAAGTCAGAAAGTGTAATACACTtccatttatatattattatttatttatttatttaaatttaacccatttaataaagattttttttctctttcctctTCCCCTCGACTTCTCCACCATAGCCACCCCATTTTCACCTTCACTGAAACAGTCACCAATTCTATTTGGGTGACAAAATAGTTATCAAACTACCACtaataaattgatgaaaatcaAACCCATTGAATAATTAAAATGTGAATACTCAAATTACCATCAATTAGTCaaaatcaaaatactcaaattacCACCAAACTAAACTTGAAACTGAAATCACCATCTTTTCCAGCTTACCTTTAAATCGAGATATTATCACTACCTTACTACTTTCAATCTTCATTTTTTTAGGAGATAAAGAAGCgctgaatttatttattttttgtatttaaaaaaataagaaatatgagaaattgacattgttttttcaaaatatatctGCAACAATCGATTCATAGAGCcaaacaaaatctgaaaatagtctttttggattttgattgaataattataaaattataatttctatTCCTAAAATCAGCTATAGTAACCTGATAGGAAagtgaaatagaaaaagagaaattgcttgaatttttttctcaaaacctaatcataaaataaaacttgatttcaaaaattttaagcaAATTAAGATGAAATTAAAGCTCCAATGActaaaaagtaagaaaatttagaaaacaaatgaaaaaattattgggttcaataagaaaagtgtgaatggaaaatggagggaaccaagtggaggaaaaaattgagaaaacactaatatgaaaagtgtactctaaatttagaaagtctactaattctcccacattggtggaaaaattgttggattcaatatgaaaagtgtgaatgaataTGACTTttaagaaccaagaggtgcctcgcgcCGTCGCCGTCGTCGTCGCTCAGCTCGACTTTGGCTTTGGTTTCAGGTtagaatttggatttggatttatcaactgatcgatcaatgagatctatctttttagataatttatttgatagaaatttaatccaaaaaaataaaggaaaaatgcaACAGAaacttttttgtgtgtttttaatCCTCCATTAATGTGCATGCATGCAGTAACACTATTTCAAAATTAGAAATGCAGTGCAGAATGCAAAATATCATTTCATAAGGGATACAACCCTTCTACTAAAAGACGCACTGATTCGTGAAATGGTATGTCCATTTGGATAGTTGTGACTATTCGAAAAAGACACACTCCTTGGAATGAATAGACATGATTTTTCAGAAGGGATACACTTTTTCAGTGAAATATTGCCACCTTTTAGAAGGGGCACCTGATGGCTATGTAAACCTGcttttatccacaggtttagataTGAAAATTTCTGAATATACAAACACTTCTTGTCAACAAAAacattctgtgtgatcatctaatcgttgagtgagtttgaagagattccaattaCTTGAAGTACTGctacaattcatttatttatctattttactctgggagaaaaattctgcaacttcgggtacttgaggggaattatttccttaaggacacttcgtgaattcggaggacttggccatttctgtttcatcttatttttctgaaaaatacacttcttagaaagatcactttgaacttgtgttgagggtgttattgtacttcatagtattcttgttttatacttgaactagtgttgaaatTATTCTATCAAAttacagattctgtgtacccaAAAACATTGaataaataacaatcttaaggaaataattcggaatctgtattgcttgatttctggagattaaagctttaagatttctactccgtttgaacttaaattagtgatttgaagaaataaaatctttatcacaagttaACGATCACTCGATTgatgattgaaagtcataaaaacttcatcgttaaactagaaacaagaggttctttaaagttgctgcaactttattaatagtattttgatatactaaagtttaTGCCTTGTTGTGATGAAAAATAACTACAGACAGTCAAGTGCATGATACTGCAACGACTGTGGaggcaactaatattgccacaagAAGTCGTACAAATGCTCCACCGgtaatggcaccggcggagaaacCTAAAAAATTCACAGGTATTGACTTCAAAAGATGGCAGCAGAAAATGTCcttctaccttacaactctgTCTTTAAAGGTTCACATTTGAAGAAGCTCCAggggtgcccgagggaacctctgaCCAAGAGCGATTTGTCATTGTGGAGGCTTGGAAATACTCAGATTTCCTAtgtaggaattatattctgaATGGCCTCCAAGATGAACTACACAATGTGTACAGTAGGATGAAAATGGTAAAGGAGTTATGGGGGCGTTGAAGAGAAAGTATGACTAAGGATGCGGGAGCCAAAAAGCTCTACGTTGCAAGATTCCTAGATTTTAAAATGATTGACAGTAAGTTTGTTGTATCGCAAGTCCTGAAACTGTAAGTAATCATTCATGATTTTCTcgcggaaggtatgattttgaggaataccttagttgaatatattaaaaatattcttaatgttcacatgaacTTAAATGTAGGTTTGATCATGAACGAGGCATTTAAGTCGCGACAATTAttgagaagttaccacctatgtggaaagacttcaagaactacttaaaACACAAGCGGAATGAGATATCAATCGAAGATCTTATAATAAGACTGCACATTAAAGAAGATAATACAGCTGTAGAAAGAAGGTCGAAGGAAAATTCTGCAATAAGTGGAGAAAATATTATAGAAGACGATCAAAATAACTCCAAAAAGCAGAAGAAAACAGGACATAAAAGCAATTAACCcatgaagaaattcaagggaaatgttttaactgtggcaagattggacATAAGTCTACGGATGTCGTGCCTtaaagaaagggaagaagaaggaccAGGTAAATATGGCTGAGTCTAAGAAAGTATAAAACAAGAGTAAGAATAGGACCTAAGACGCAGTCCACCGTCATGCTAtccgaatgcaacttggtgggaaatcctcaagAATGGTGAATGGATTCCGGTGCCACCCTCCACATTTGTGCTAATAAGGTATTATTTGTTGCTTTTGCTCTGGCTCAAGGcgagtaaaaaatatatatggccAACTCCGCAACTGCTAAAGTTGAGGAACAGGAAAAGTctgcctgaaaatgacatcaggcaaagtgttgactttgaacaatgtcctaTATGTACCAGAGTTAcaaaagaacttgatttctgtatcacttctagacaaaaataaattcaaatttgtatttgtttccagaaaaattgtacttagtaaaggagaagtataTGTAGGGAAAAGCTAACTCACTGAGGgtctattcaaaatgaatgtaatgaatgttaaaatcaataaaagtttagtttcttattacttgcttgagtcttataatttgtggcatgaacgattaggccatgttaattacaaaacattgcaaaaactgattaacttagaagtattgtcaaactttgagtgcaataaatcaaaatgtcaaacgtgtatggaaccaaagtatgctaagcattcatataagtccgttgaaaggaatttcaatcccttagacttaatccacactaatatttgtgatatgaagtcaacaccatctcgtgctggaaaaaagtattttataacttttattgacgattgcactagatattgttatgtctatttgctaaatagtaaggataaagcaatagatgcgtttaggcaatataaaacagaatttgaaaatcagttagagaaaaagatcaaaatgacaaGAAGTAATAGGGGCAGAGAATACgaatctccctttgcacaaatatgtgtagagaatggaattgtccatcaaactgcAGCCCCGTATTtgcctcaatctaatggaattgcagaaagaaaaaaatgaacctgaaagaaaatgatgaatgccttactaataagttcaggtttaccgcaaaacttgtgggagGATGCTATCCTTACGGCtaatcgaatactcaatagagttccccatagtaagacacaatcaattccatatgaaaaatagaaagaaaggaaacccaacttaaaatatttcaaagtatggggaTGTCTAGCGacggtccaagttcctatgcctaaaagagtaaggataggacctaagacggtagACTGCATGTTCATACGATAtgctaaaaatagtaaagcatgtcagtttttagttcataaatccaaacatccaaatatcaataaaaagacgagaattgaatcagataatgctgaattctttaaacacatttatccgtataaaactagatatGAACAGTCTAGtagggggtctaaatgacctcgagatgaaccaagtgaggatgtacataatgatgaaaatccaagaagtagtacacatcaaagaacatcaactttggttggatcggattttgtaacatttctcttagaaaataagcctcaaacatttaatgAAATGGTGGCATCTTCAGACTCATCTTTTTGGAAAGAAgaagtcaatagtgagattgattcaatcttaagcaaccatacgtggaagttgattgatcttcctccaggaaataaacctttaggttctaaatggatcattaaaaaaaatataagcggatggtactattgacaaatgcaaggcaagacttatagtaaaaggctttaaacaaaaggaaggccttgattattttgatatatactCTCCTATAATAAGGATAAtgtcaattcggatgttaattgtCTTAGtagtggtatatggtcttgaaatccatcaaatggatgtgaaaacagcattcctaaatggagaattagggGAAGAAatacatggaacagcctgagagttttgtggttccaggaaaataaaataaagtgtgtaaacttgttaagtcactttatggactaaaacaagcacctaaacaatgtcatacgaagtttgaccaaaccctgttggcaaacgggttcaatattaatgaatatgataaatgtgtttacattaaagacactccaaatcaccaagtcattatttgtttgtatgtggattttatgttgatcatcagtagagacattttcgacataaatgctacaaaatgaatgctcgaaagaaagtttgatatgaaagaccttggagttgcggatgtgatcttaggaataagaatccatagaactccacaagcaTTGGCGTTATCACAGTCTTATTACATCGAAAAGgcacttgacaaattcaagtatttgaaatttggtattgccaagactctattggaCGTGAACttcgcacttcaaaagaatgagggtgaaagtgactcacagttggagtaTGCAAGTATgctgggatgtttaatgtatattatgaactgtacatgaccagatatagcatgtgctattagtaaattgagtcggtacactaGTAATCCTagtaaaactcattggatggcaatgaaaagagttttgggatatcttaaatacactcaaaactatgctttgcattataataaatatcctgcgatAATTGAAGAATATAAAGATGAAAATttgatcaccggatcgaacgaagtaaaatccatgaatggatatgtatttactatcaatGGAGGtgcagtctcttgaaaatcatccaaacagacatgtattgctcgctctacaatggaatttgaatttatcgcattgaATAAAGCTGATGAAAAAGCAAAATGGCTTCAAAATTTATTGGaaaatattccttattggcctaaactagtggcaccagtatgtatacactatgatagccaagcgacaataggtagggcagggagcatgatgttcaacggtaaatctcgtcacataagacggagacataatacggttagagaacttctctctagtggaattatcactgttgactatgtaaagtcaaaggataatgtgtcggatccacttacaaaaggcctgtcTGGAGAAGGAGTTGAAAGGACATCtaagggaatgagtttaaggcctaggacaagtcaacatggcggtaactctacctagcagactgaagataccaagagctaggttcaaggagatcaaacaaagtcgtgtgtgataggttcaacattgtcaatttacccaacccattctcatgatgtagacaatgtttagtaaatgaggataagacttatggtgtgaagtctttcaatgattatctaaatttggcagatttgaccaaatagtttaatctatgggATTGAACGCttataaatcacctatgtgagggcgaagtcgaagtcacttcaaggagaatgctagtaaaggcctattctctaagctctcataaaatcgGAACGTGTTCATGACTGAAATGAACAAAACTATGAGAATCATAAGCGAtaaaaggatggttgtgtgacatatgttgtctagtTATACATTAAAACTTGACGATTCaaggatatcaaatctaccgattgaccgagtgcttccgatgcatgttcactacaaaaagttcaaatgaaAACTctcttatccagatgcaatcagtctttgtttgatgatcacatacttgttcgtAAAGTTTTTCGAAAAagtagccattccccattcatatggggaattgttgggttcaatatgaaaagtgtgaatgaaaaatggagggaactaagtggagggaaaaattgaaaaaacactaatatgaaaagtgtactctaaaattggaaagtctactaatttcccacattggtgggagaatgtgactttTAAGTGTTTATATTAACAAACACTTACTCTACAttgtaagtgaggcaagaacagcGAGGTGCCTCTGCCGTAGTCGTCATCGCTTGCTCGACTCGGCTTTagcttcggcttcggatttggatttgaaaactGACCGATCGATAAGATTTATcattttagataaaatttatttgacagaaatttaatctgaaaaaacaaagaaaaaaatgcaacaGAAACCTTTTTGTGTGTTTTTAATCCTCTATTAACGTGCATACATGCAGTAACACTATTTCAAAATTGGAAATACAATGCAGAATGAGAAATACAGTTTTGAAAGGGATATAACCCTTCGACGAACAGACACTAATTCGTGAAATGGTATGCCCGTTTGGATAGTTGTGACTGTTCGGAAAAGACACACTTTTTGGAATGAACAAACATGATTTTGTAGAAGGGATACACTTTTTCAGTAAACTATTACCACCTTTCGGAAAGGGCacctgatggctatataaacctgtttTTACCCACAAGTTTAGATATGAAATTTCTGAATATACAAacacttcttgtcttcaaaaatattCCGTGTGATCTTctaatcattgagtgagttcgaagagattccaattgtttgacgtactgctacagttggtttgtttggccattttatcctgggaggagaACTCCGCAAtatcgggtacttgaggggaattatttccttaaggacactccgtgaattcacaggacttggccatttctgtttcatcttattttttgaaaaacacacttcttagaaagatcactttgaacTTTTGTTGAGagtgttgttgtacttcatagtgttcttgttctATACTTGAACTAGAGTTGAAGTTATTCTGTCGAAttacagattctgtgtacccgaaaacattgaaTAAATAACAACAATCATATCTTTTAAGGCTGATTTTGTTGAGATTAGATTGAGAAGaaagtgacttttttttttaaaaatcaagctCCAAGGCTATAACGATGGAGGTAGGGGGGGAATcgaatttttaaaaagaagaagggTTTTTTAAAATAGTTGTCAAATTTAATGACACGTGGTATTTTCTAATTGTTGGTTGCTGACAATTTTCTTCATTTACGTGTTTTATAGGGGTGACCACACGCATAgactcaaaatcattcaaaatggTCTATTTGCAAGGATTGGACAAGTTTTATGGTGTAATAGGTGCTCGTAAAGTTTAAGTATCTTCTTATAATTTGGGACAACTTCCGTGGTCATTATATGTCTTGGGAGAGGACATATAGATTCCCATCATAAAGATGTATAATCATTATTAACTAATTAAATGTCAAAGCTCATTTCTCAATTTTTGTTAACAGTTGCAGAACTCAAAAAGTACTATATGCTGCATTATCTCTATTATTAGTATACTAATTATAGTATTTTCTGTTGCTTTTGCAGGACTAACCAGCCAAAGATGTTCTTAACATGGTAAATTATTACCCTCAGCtctatgatttggagttgatcCCTAAAAAAAAAGTAGGTAATGATCGTACAATTTTTCACATAAGACCTTCTTCatgtgtttattttttaatattttgagtcTGCTTAGTGAAAAAGTTGGCTCGGTCACTACTATAGTGTATAAGATGTTACACTGGATTAGAAGAAGACATTATATGAAGGCAAAACTCAGAAATACATTTACTTGTTAAAACCAATATAATACAAACATCAGTGCTTTAATCAGCCTCCTTAAATCAAAATGTGATAAAGATAAAATGTTTTATTCTACAGAGAAATTATCAACATTAATCCTCTGTTTGTTGCACACTTTGGTTTAATTTGCTTAGATGAACACAGCTCTGTGtttctcaattttcatctttAGCCCATCTTTATCTGCTCCAACAATCTTGTCAACCACCTTCCCCTTCTTTATCAGAACGAACGTTGGCATTGCCTGAACCTCATATTCCTGAGCTACGTCCTGCTTACAAGATTTGAGAAATTAGTATGAATCGAAACATCAGATGAGTGTGGGCAGGGTAAATTACTAAGATATTCGCTCAactaatagttattatctcagaaagtcatCTTTCTTCTTGACTCCAATTTTCTTCAGTAAATAAAATGGCTttctgagataataactatttgtTGAATGATCATATGAGAAATCAACTGGACAGGTATGAAGAATTGTGGAGTTAAGAATTATAAGCTCGTACAGCCAATTCATCAACATCAATCTTGACAAACTCAACATCTGTATATTTAGCAGCAAAGTCATTAAGAACTGGATCCATGTATTTGCAAGGACCACACCATGTAGCTGTGAAGTCAATTACAACCTAGTAACAATAGAGCAAAAGATCTCAATGATTAGTCCCTTCTAATATTCAATGAGTTTAACTTATATATTATACTCCCTTcgttccaaattttctaatttgatttctcattttacttgtcttttttcattaatcaagaagaaacGAAaaaattttcccatgttttaccctatgcattaattactttttcttcaaattaaaatgtaaacatcatttaataggggtactatggtaaactagtcatattattaattatttttcttaatcaatgtgtcatctcaatttggaatAGATAATTTGAGACGGATGGAGTATATACTAAtaaaacttataaagatttgattaCATTATCAGATCActaaaagataattacatatttacaTGTAATTTCAACAAAAAGTGATGTTAGTCATATGAAAAATAAGACATGTTACTGGGCACTAGCTATAACAAGCTAAATTAGAGTGACATATTTCATAAGCTTCTTTACACAATTCGTGTATATTAGTTAAATGAGTTTAGTTATATACACCTgcagtgtaaaaaaaaaaaaaaaaaatttacaccatCATATCACCCCGTCAATTCTACTTGTAAGGATCTTTAAAATGTGTGATTTGTAATCTTGAAAATATTATAGTTTACCAACTAGAACAGGTAACAGTGACCTGATGGGttacaaaaattttatattgacgATATTGACGAAATATGTAACTTAAGTTAAAACCACATGTAAGATGGTTACCAGTCTGTTTGTATCTTTCAAAGAATCAAAATGGAGCTTCCATTTAGTTGAAGAATGGAAAGCAATGACTTGAGACCTCTTGAATTGTGGTGTGATAGGCATATTATGAGCTTCATGCAAGGCAGCTGAGTAGTTAGCACCCATATTCTATACTATTTTTCAGTTTTGTGGAGTAATAGATTTTTGCTGTTCAGCTTCTAGTGTTTGATAGATTTTCTTTTGGCTTGATGTTGGAACTCAGAGTTTTGCTTGGACCCTTTTTATATTGGTTGCTGGTGTATAAACTTTTTTGCTTCTTGCAAATGTAAAAACAAGTTAAACTAGTTCAGAATATGTTCTCAATTATGTCTACCGTTCCATTGAACAAAAAGAGATTTGATGCTATTTTGCTTTGTTTTTTTGGTATTAGTGCTTTGATCGAATATTTCTTATGCAGGGGTGTATTACCACTTTCGTCTAATGATACACTAGCAGTAGAAAAATATTGTTACATCATCACATGTTACAATCCAAAAGCATTGCGTGTATTCTATGCTTTGCCCCAATAGACCTAATGGATTTGCCTCTTGGTTTACACCATCATCAAGCTCAAAAGTGCATACCGAAGCAGTGGGGGAGTCAAGATTTTTATTgaggggttcagaagtaaatatacaaattagtcgaagagggttcaacatctactatacatgcataaaaaatatttttaatcatgtaaa of the Capsicum annuum cultivar UCD-10X-F1 chromosome 11, UCD10Xv1.1, whole genome shotgun sequence genome contains:
- the LOC107848409 gene encoding thioredoxin H2: MGANYSAALHEAHNMPITPQFKRSQVIAFHSSTKWKLHFDSLKDTNRLVVIDFTATWCGPCKYMDPVLNDFAAKYTDVEFVKIDVDELADVAQEYEVQAMPTFVLIKKGKVVDKIVGADKDGLKMKIEKHRAVFI